A segment of the Candidatus Nanopelagicales bacterium genome:
TCAGCATTGGTAGCGCGGGTGAGTACACAGAACTCAGCGACGAACTCGCACAGCATTTGCTCGTTCACGCACCTGAATAGTCGGATTACCCAACATCAAGTTGCATGCGATACGGCATACCTGATTTGTAGCCTTCACTCAGTTTCACACCGAGCATCTGGTGTAGCTGAATAGTGTTGAGATCAAAACCCATGCGCGAAGCAGCCATGTAGAGCCGCCACACGCGAGCAGTGCCTTCACCCGCCTCAGCCACAGCTTCGTCCCAATGTGTTTCGAGATTTTCGCACCAGTGCTTGAGGGTCAAGGCATAGTGCTCGCGAAGATTCTCTTGATGACGAATCTCAAAGCCTGCTGCATTCATTGTGCTCATGATGTGCCCAGGGCCTGAGAGTTCACCGTCAGGAAAGACATAGCGATTAATAAATGAATCGTTGTAGTGCGAAGGTTCGTCATCATTAGGACGAGTGATGGTGTGATTCAGCATGCGTCCCTCGGGCTTGAGTTTGCCGTATAGGAATGAGAAGTAGGCGGGGTAATTTGCGCGTCCAATGTGCTCTGTAAGACCGATAGACGACACAGCATCGAAATCCGTTTCGGGAAGATCGCGATAGTCACTGAATCGAACCTCGGCGCGGTGACCAATGCCATCTCGCTCAATTGCTGCTTGTGCATATGCTGCTTGTTGCTCGGAAAGTGTCACACCAATGGCGGTGACACCATAATTTTTTACAGCATGACGAACCATGCCGCCCCATCCGCAGCCAACATCGAGCAATTTCATACCCGGGTGCAAACCGAGTTTGCGACAAACGAGATCGAACTTGGTTTCTTGGGCGACTTCTAGTGAGGCATGTTCATTGGGAAAGACAGCACAGGTATAGGCCATCGAAGGGCCAAGAACCCAGCTGTAAAACAGATTTGAGACGTCATAGTGATGCTGAATCGCATCCGCATCACGATTCTTTGAGTGGCGACGACCTGAAAGTCTGCGCTCTTGCGGAGGTGGTGTTGGGCGTGAAAGTACATACGGCAAGAGGCTCTTAGCCAGCTTGGCTTTTTCTTTAAGCCCAATGTGTGAAGTGTCGATTGGGTACAGGCGCGAGAGTGCTACGTATGGATCGCCCACAATCTCTAAGTCACCACTGACATACGCGCGGGCAAGTCCAAGTTGTGACGGCGCGGTCGCGATGTATTGCGCGCCGCGAGGGTTGCGAAGTTCAAGTGCTACTTCCGCATCACTTGGCCCCGCGGTTGAGCCGTCAAAGGCCCTGAATGCAACACCGCGATCTTCTGGAACGACAAAAGCAAAAACATCTGCAAGTTTCATCGCTGTTCAACCACCTTTTCGTACAGTCCCAATAGTCTCCCGTGCGGGTCATATCGATCTTTGAGGGACTGATAGTCGAAACCCCCATAAATCGACCAAAATGTTTCGCGTTCGTAGAAAGCCGTGGAGTACAACGACTTTCGACCATCCAATCGTGTCACTTCTTCTTCAATTTTTCGATTGAAAAAGCCAGAATTTTTGTCGATTCCGTCAGGCATGGCAACGCTGGACCAAAAGCCCACATTGACGTACATCTGCTGGGGATCGAATTCATACAGAGGCCAACGGACATTGGGATCGCGTTGTTTGAGTGGGCAGATCCAGATTGGTTCAATCCCAATCTCGCGATGAAAGAATTCAAGAAAATCGGGTAACTGGTCAAGGGGCACTTCGATGTCTTGGACGACAGCCTCACGTTGAGGTTTACGTTGCAAGGAATTCAATGTGCCCGAAATATCGTATTTGTGATCTAGCGCAATCAATTTCCAATAGGCATCGCTACGAAGTTTGGATTGAGGCCACAGCTTCCTGATGATTGATTTCTGTGCACCAAATGCACGTGAACACCAAAACCAGTCGGTATCCCATCGCCAGAGGTAATCCAGAATCGTCAGGTAGTCATCTGTGCGTTGCTGAATTGAGCGGTAGTAGATCCCCTTTTTTGTGTAGTCGCTAGCTGATGTCCCTGAAGGAAGTTCAGGAACCATCTCGCCAAGAGTGAGGTAATGCTCATGGTCAGAAAACACGGTTCCATCAATGAAATCAACGCGATTTCCAGCATATTCATGTGATTCAGTAATCATAACAATTGCATTTGTGAGAGCAGCTGCGCTTTCGAACCGAAGGTGACGTAAGTGCACGAATGGCTGGACTGGCTCGAGTTCAATCTTGATGCGAAGTGCGTACCCCAATGATCCGTAGGAATTAGGAAAGCCATAGAACAATTCGCGATTGGGATCATCAACTGCTCCGCTGACCGTGAGAACCTCACCACTGCCCGCCAAGATGTCCATCTCAATAACTGACTCATGGGGAGTTCCATTACGAAAACTGGCCGCCTCGATTCCTAGTCCGGTGACTGCACCACCCAACGTGATGGTGCGCAGCTGCGGCACGCACATCGGTATGAGGCCATAGGGCAAGGTTGCTTCGACGAGGTGCTCGTAAGTGGTCATTCCAAGAACCTGAGCAGTGCGCTCTTCCTCGTCGATTTCGAGTACTCCGTCGAAGGCAGCAACATCAAGGCCAGGTCGGGCAAGTTCTTGGCGTGGTCGAAACAGGTTTGACGTGCGTTTAGCGAGTCGAATTGTGGCACCGTCAGGGATAGCGTCATATTGCAGGCGAAGGCGCCCAAGCAGGGCTTGGTAGCGACTGTCGGCTGCAGGCGAAAGCACGAAAATACGCTACCGGTTTCTGGCGTGCTTGCACAGAGTCAGTCTTGAGGGATGATGGGTGCGTGAAACTTTCTCGCTGGCTGCCTCCGGTCCTTGGCTTCGTTGTTTTTCTCATCACGGTGCTAGGCCTTGGCCTGATCGCTGCGGACTGGACTTCACGGAATCTTGAAATGCGCGCGTTGGTGAGTGCGGTCGAAGATTCTGAAGATGCGATGAAGTGGACTGACGATCAGGTGCAAAGCACCATCAAGCAGTATGGATCCAATGGCAAGTTGAACACGGCAGATAAGAAGAAAGCATGGGACGCGCTTTCAGAAGCGGCCTACGCAGGCGAATTTGCCATTGGTGCTGCCGGCGATGAAGTTGCCGGTGTCACCGTGTTGCCATGGCACATAGACATCTTGAATGCACAAGCTGCCTACCTTGCACACAATCAAGCGTGGCAGGCATATATGAAGGCCGCGACCGATGATCCAACTCAGCTATTCAAAACTCAGCCAGACATCAATGCGACCTTTGAGGCGGCCCAACCTCTCATGGAAAAGGCAGTACCAATTCCTGCCCTCTTTGAACTCAAAGATCGTGTTGCCGCAATTTTTGCTCCAGCACCTGATGCAACACCAACTGGTCCAACTCAAGAAGTAAAACTCACGACGAACGCGAGAATTGTTTCTGCCAGTTACGCATCCACTCGATGAAATCTTGTGGCGCGATTGCTGGCGAATACAAGTAGCCCTGGGCAAAGTCGCAACCAGCTTCCTGCAATAGATCGCGTTGTTCCTGCGTCTCTACGCCTTCAGCGATAACTCGCAGGCCTAGCTGATGAGCCATAGCAATCATCGCCTGAACAAGAACAAGTGAGTCAGAGCTCGGGGAGAGTTCGCGAACAAATGACTGGTCGATCTTGATCCAGTCAGCATCGAGACTCTGCAAGTAGGCGAGTGATGAATAACCGGTGCCAAAGTCGTCAATCGCGAATGACAATCCGGCATCGTGATAGGTATCAAGGTTGGCTCTAACAGTTTCGTTTGCGTTGAGCAAAAGCCCTTCAGTAATTTCAATGACAAAAGCTGAACCTGGCAGTCCGGTTTTATGAATCCGTTCAAGTCTCAACATGTGTTGTTCTGAATTAACAGCGAGTTCAACAGGTGACATATTGAAGCTAATTTGGAATCCTGCTTCGAGCTGTCTAACTTGGTGGGAAAACGCAATTGATTGATCGGTCACGAATTCGCCGATTTGTGAAATGAGCCCTGAGCGTTCTGCCAGAGGGATAAAGAGCCCGGGGCTAACCGAGCCGCGAACAGGATGAATCCAGCGGGTGAGGGCTTCGGCTTTCTCCACTGAGTTGTCACTGAGGTTAATGATTGGTTGGAAGTACACCAACATCTCATTATTCGCCAATGCGCTCCTCAGATCATCAATGAGCTGCATCGTTTGTGCGGCTTCAGTCTGCATCTCAGGATGGAAGTAGCTCACCTGTCCAGCACCGCGGGTTTTTGCTGCGCGCAAAGCGAAGGATGCCATTTGGGTGAGTTCAAGAGGGGATAATGAATCGTCAGGGAAAAGCGAGACGCCAATACCCGTGGTGATGTGAATAGTTTCGCCGCCCACCATGAACGGTTGCGAGAGTTCATTCAAGATCTGGGAACACAATCCATCAAGACTCATGCCGGAACTCTGTTCAGTGTGAAGCATGGCAAATTCATCTCCACGAAGTCGGTACACGTTTGTGCTACCCCTGGCTATCAGCGTTAAACGTTCAGCGACAGCGTGCAATAGAAGATCACCAAAGCGGTGCCCGTATGCGTCATTAACTGCACGGAAACCGTCCAGGCCAATGGCGAGAAGCGCAACCTTTGAATGGGAGTTTGTTGCTTCAGAGCACACTTGTTGAATGTTGTTGTCCAACAAGTTGCGGTTCGGGAGTCCCGTTACAAAATCTTCACGTGTGGCATTCACGCTGCTTATCACCGCAACGTAATAGATGATGAGGCCCGCTTCATCTCGAACAGTCGTGAGTGTTTCGGCTTCCGGTCCTACCTGGCCATCTTTGTGGCGGTATACAACCTCTCCACGCCAGAAGTCATGGCGGGTGAGGTAATTGCGAATATCTGCAAACAACTTTTCTTGACCAGGCTCAATAGCCATCTGGTTAACGTGATGGCCAAGGGCCTCTTCTCGCTCGTAGCCAAGAAGTGAGGTAAAGCCTGGATTGACGTCAATGATGATTCCTACAGGATCCAAAATCATGACAGCGTCATGAGTTGCACCAAACACGCTCGCGCTGACTCGTAGTTGCTCTGCTTGATGCAGTTCAGTGCTCACGTCATTAAAACTGCCACGCCACAACACCGTTCCGTCAGCTATTGGAGTGGACACCGCTTCACCAAGAACCCAATGCTGGGAACCATCAGCATGCTGAATTCGGAATGTTTCACGTCTGCTCGTGGCAACCGTTACTGAGCCATCAAATATTTCACGAATACCAGAACGGTCATCGGGGTGAATCTGATGAATGAGTGCCATCGGATCATCGAGAATTTGTGTTGCGGTGATATTAAAGAGCGGTTCAGTTCCGGCACTCACATAGAGAAAGCGCCCAAACCCATGTGGATCTTGTTGGTATTCAAACAGCACGCCTGGGATTTGTGCTGAAACAGAGGCTAGGCGTTCATTTAATTCACGGCGTCGTTGCAACAGGCGAATGAGCGTGAACACAAGAAAGGCGATGAAATAGTGCAATTCCGAAGATTTCGGTAAGAATTAAGGGCTGCGTATCCAATGCTGGGCCGGCAACCGCTAATTCCCATCGAGTGTCGAGCGGCTCTAATGTGAATATTGAAGCGGCGGGATTGGCGAAGACGTCGGGATTCCCCCAAAAGGTGTTAGCAGGGGAGCCATCAGCATTGACTGTGCGTAGCGCAAAATCCACCTGGCTATGCACTGGGATAGCAGCTTGTTTTTCCAGGAAGGCGTCAACATCTAAAACAGTGCTGACCAGACCCCAGTAGCTGCCATCGTTCTTAAAAACTGGATAACGATAGATAAGCCCACGACCTCCTTGCACCAAATCAACGGGGCCGATGAGCCGCGGCAGTTTTGAAGCAATGATGTTTTGAATCGCAGGCCATTGCGCGGGAATGTCAGGGTAATAAAGGCCAAGTGCTGCTTCGTTTCCAGTAAGCGGGCTCACGTAGGCGATCCGATTAGCAGGGGCGACTGCGATATTTCGGATATTTGTTGAGTGCGAGACGATGCGATCAAGGAGATCTGAGAACTCTTGTTTATTGAGTTTTCCGTCGACGCTCTCGACGTACGACTCAATACTGTGAGTGAGGTAGTAGGACGGTAAGAGAGCGTTATTCACGCGATCGGTGAATTGATCACCAAATTCTTGGACCACTTGTGCAGATCGTTCTTCCTGAGCTGTGCGTTGAACATGAGTGATCGTTTGAGTGATTCCCAATCCGACGGCTAGGACGAGGATTGAGGCGATCCAGCGAAGGAGCGCAGATGCGCGAAATCGAGCACGAAGGTTCATGTCAAACCTCCGTCTTTGCTCTGAGCACACCCATGCCGCTGTGTGGTTGTTTCACCAGCGTACTCAATTGAGTCACCTAAGAACGAGTGACGACAAGATTGGATAGTCCAGATTCGGGAGTGCGCCCCTGAGGGGTTGCAGCACTGACAGTGAACCTAAAACTGCCGGGAGAAAGTTTGGTTGTGCAGGTCAATGGTGGCGTAGTGCGCGAGATGCGGCAGATGACTTTCCTGCGTTGGTCAAGAACTCGGTACCCAGTAACGACAGGGTAGTTCAGTGGCTGCAGCGCAATCTTTACCGTGGTTTTGCCTGCAATTGCTGTCGGTGGACGCGGGCGTATAGGTGTTGCAGAGGGTGCGGTTGCCGCATCCCCTTCGTTTTGGCTGTTGATGCTTCTGACCGTGAGTTGATCAGTGCTGTCAACGGTGCAATATGGCTGCGTTGAAGTGCACACTGCCTTTCCTTCTGCATTACGCACTTCGTAGTTGGTCGCATAATCTGCAGCGAGCCTTGGGGTAGCCCACCACACCGTCGTTTTCCCGTTCATTGACGTAGCAATGATATTTTGCGGTGCTGACGGAATTGGCGGATATCCCGCGGCGGTGAGGGCTGGATTCAGCACCTCTAAATAGGTGATCGCAGCGAAACCTTCAGCAGTACGCGGCTGGGCATTGCAATTACCGCCAGCGATATCACCGATGAGCAATGTGGATGCCTCGGATGTCACAAACTGCGGTGCTCCGCTATCGCCAGGGCATGTGTCAACACCATTAACGGGGTTGGACCAGGTGACCCAGCCGTTTGTTGCACGTCGCTCAACTTGAATTTCGCTGAGCAAAAATGTGCCACTGCGAGGGATCGCGGGCGCAGTATCAGTCAAACTTGTGATTCCGTACCCGACGATCTGCGTTTCACGCTGTGCCTTGGCCCATCGTTCAATTTCCGTGCGGTCAGCTAAACGAGTAAAAGGCGAGGTTGATACGAGATCGGTATCGAGCACCACTGCAGCGATGTCATTGCCGACAACGAGTTTTGATGCCTCAACATAATTTTGACCAAGGTAGGCATTGAGTACTCGCACACGAGCAGCGCCGACAGGCCCCGAGGCGTAAACAAGTGGCGAGTTGACACCAGGTGGCATGACGAAAATGCGCGAACTGGCGGCGGGTGTTCCTGACCCACTGTCAGTAAGGCAATGTGCGGCCGTCAGCAGCACGCGTGGTTTCCAAATTGCAGCGCTACACATCTCGTAGTTAGTGGTGCCCAGCACGATGAGTTGGGCCGTATAGGGCTCGCCTTGGGCGGGGGTGCCCTGCATCAAGCGAGGGGCCGCAACCGATGTCCCGGTGATCATCGATAGGCCAAGAGCAGCAATCAGCAGGCTCGCGACTCGAGGTTTCACTTCCGCAGAATAAGTCGCGGACCTTCGGGAAACCAAAGATGGGTCGATAGTCCCTATCCAAGGCGAGGATTTCCTAAGAATCTTGGATCTAGGCGCTCGCAGCAACGGCCAATAGATCTTTGCCTCGGCGCTTTAGGCCTCCCGCAAGGGTGGAATCAGTATTTAGCCCCTCGCGACCAGGCGGGGGGCTAAATACTTGCCGGTTATTCGACTGGTCCGTGACCAATAAGTTTGGGGTGCACGTCAAGTGGCTCTTCCAGTTCTTCTTCCGTTGGAACTTCAGCATCAACATCGGAAGCATGAATAGTGTGGCGCATAGCCCAGATGGCCCAGGTGCCGAATGCAATCAAGATTGACCCAATGACAATCCAAGCAAGCACAGTAGGAAGCTTGGTGAGATTCAACATGATGAAACCGATGAGAGCTGCTGAAGGAATCGTGACGATCCAAGCCAAAACCATGCGTCCGACAACTTTCCAGTTCACGCCCTGACCTGAGCCCACGCCTGCACCAACGATCGATGTTGCTGCTGCGTGAGTAGTGCTAATTGGCATACCCATTGCAGTAGCACCGAAGATGGCTGTAGTGGCGCCAATATTGGCTGCAGCACCCGAAGTTGCGTGCAGGGTTGTGATCTTCAAACCCATCGTTTCGATAATCTTCCAGCCGCCCCAAAGAGTGCCGATTGCAATTGCGGCGTAAGCACTGAGTGCTACCCATTCAGGAACGAGAACAGTCTTGCCATCTTCAGCCATCGAGGTGTAGCCAGCTCCCAGCAACAATGCGGCAATAACGCCCATGGTCTTCTGAGCATCGTTAGCACCATGACCAAAGGACACAGCGCCGGCTGTGATCAGCTGAA
Coding sequences within it:
- a CDS encoding inorganic phosphate transporter, with product MDMLLLAVIALCVLALVFDFTNGFHDAANSVATVVATRALPVKWAPAFSAFFNFAAYFVVGTAVANTIAKTVKTDSEGVAVTFAAIFAAIAWNYLTWRIGMPSSSSHAIIGGLVGAGLAVGGLNAIDWASVQKAGFGIILSPAVAFTIAFIAMYLVFAIQRMFKMRDDHPVFKGLQLITAGAVSFGHGANDAQKTMGVIAALLLGAGYTSMAEDGKTVLVPEWVALSAYAAIAIGTLWGGWKIIETMGLKITTLHATSGAAANIGATTAIFGATAMGMPISTTHAAATSIVGAGVGSGQGVNWKVVGRMVLAWIVTIPSAALIGFIMLNLTKLPTVLAWIVIGSILIAFGTWAIWAMRHTIHASDVDAEVPTEEELEEPLDVHPKLIGHGPVE
- a CDS encoding EAL domain-containing protein, translated to MHYFIAFLVFTLIRLLQRRRELNERLASVSAQIPGVLFEYQQDPHGFGRFLYVSAGTEPLFNITATQILDDPMALIHQIHPDDRSGIREIFDGSVTVATSRRETFRIQHADGSQHWVLGEAVSTPIADGTVLWRGSFNDVSTELHQAEQLRVSASVFGATHDAVMILDPVGIIIDVNPGFTSLLGYEREEALGHHVNQMAIEPGQEKLFADIRNYLTRHDFWRGEVVYRHKDGQVGPEAETLTTVRDEAGLIIYYVAVISSVNATREDFVTGLPNRNLLDNNIQQVCSEATNSHSKVALLAIGLDGFRAVNDAYGHRFGDLLLHAVAERLTLIARGSTNVYRLRGDEFAMLHTEQSSGMSLDGLCSQILNELSQPFMVGGETIHITTGIGVSLFPDDSLSPLELTQMASFALRAAKTRGAGQVSYFHPEMQTEAAQTMQLIDDLRSALANNEMLVYFQPIINLSDNSVEKAEALTRWIHPVRGSVSPGLFIPLAERSGLISQIGEFVTDQSIAFSHQVRQLEAGFQISFNMSPVELAVNSEQHMLRLERIHKTGLPGSAFVIEITEGLLLNANETVRANLDTYHDAGLSFAIDDFGTGYSSLAYLQSLDADWIKIDQSFVRELSPSSDSLVLVQAMIAMAHQLGLRVIAEGVETQEQRDLLQEAGCDFAQGYLYSPAIAPQDFIEWMRNWQKQFSRSS
- a CDS encoding CHASE domain-containing protein: MNLRARFRASALLRWIASILVLAVGLGITQTITHVQRTAQEERSAQVVQEFGDQFTDRVNNALLPSYYLTHSIESYVESVDGKLNKQEFSDLLDRIVSHSTNIRNIAVAPANRIAYVSPLTGNEAALGLYYPDIPAQWPAIQNIIASKLPRLIGPVDLVQGGRGLIYRYPVFKNDGSYWGLVSTVLDVDAFLEKQAAIPVHSQVDFALRTVNADGSPANTFWGNPDVFANPAASIFTLEPLDTRWELAVAGPALDTQPLILTEIFGIALFHRLSCVHAHSPVATTP
- a CDS encoding class I SAM-dependent methyltransferase, which encodes MKLADVFAFVVPEDRGVAFRAFDGSTAGPSDAEVALELRNPRGAQYIATAPSQLGLARAYVSGDLEIVGDPYVALSRLYPIDTSHIGLKEKAKLAKSLLPYVLSRPTPPPQERRLSGRRHSKNRDADAIQHHYDVSNLFYSWVLGPSMAYTCAVFPNEHASLEVAQETKFDLVCRKLGLHPGMKLLDVGCGWGGMVRHAVKNYGVTAIGVTLSEQQAAYAQAAIERDGIGHRAEVRFSDYRDLPETDFDAVSSIGLTEHIGRANYPAYFSFLYGKLKPEGRMLNHTITRPNDDEPSHYNDSFINRYVFPDGELSGPGHIMSTMNAAGFEIRHQENLREHYALTLKHWCENLETHWDEAVAEAGEGTARVWRLYMAASRMGFDLNTIQLHQMLGVKLSEGYKSGMPYRMQLDVG
- a CDS encoding FAD-binding oxidoreductase, yielding MLSPAADSRYQALLGRLRLQYDAIPDGATIRLAKRTSNLFRPRQELARPGLDVAAFDGVLEIDEEERTAQVLGMTTYEHLVEATLPYGLIPMCVPQLRTITLGGAVTGLGIEAASFRNGTPHESVIEMDILAGSGEVLTVSGAVDDPNRELFYGFPNSYGSLGYALRIKIELEPVQPFVHLRHLRFESAAALTNAIVMITESHEYAGNRVDFIDGTVFSDHEHYLTLGEMVPELPSGTSASDYTKKGIYYRSIQQRTDDYLTILDYLWRWDTDWFWCSRAFGAQKSIIRKLWPQSKLRSDAYWKLIALDHKYDISGTLNSLQRKPQREAVVQDIEVPLDQLPDFLEFFHREIGIEPIWICPLKQRDPNVRWPLYEFDPQQMYVNVGFWSSVAMPDGIDKNSGFFNRKIEEEVTRLDGRKSLYSTAFYERETFWSIYGGFDYQSLKDRYDPHGRLLGLYEKVVEQR
- a CDS encoding trypsin-like serine protease, producing the protein MKPRVASLLIAALGLSMITGTSVAAPRLMQGTPAQGEPYTAQLIVLGTTNYEMCSAAIWKPRVLLTAAHCLTDSGSGTPAASSRIFVMPPGVNSPLVYASGPVGAARVRVLNAYLGQNYVEASKLVVGNDIAAVVLDTDLVSTSPFTRLADRTEIERWAKAQRETQIVGYGITSLTDTAPAIPRSGTFLLSEIQVERRATNGWVTWSNPVNGVDTCPGDSGAPQFVTSEASTLLIGDIAGGNCNAQPRTAEGFAAITYLEVLNPALTAAGYPPIPSAPQNIIATSMNGKTTVWWATPRLAADYATNYEVRNAEGKAVCTSTQPYCTVDSTDQLTVRSINSQNEGDAATAPSATPIRPRPPTAIAGKTTVKIALQPLNYPVVTGYRVLDQRRKVICRISRTTPPLTCTTKLSPGSFRFTVSAATPQGRTPESGLSNLVVTRS